A window from Purpureocillium takamizusanense chromosome 3, complete sequence encodes these proteins:
- a CDS encoding uncharacterized protein (EggNog:ENOG503Q4NM~TransMembrane:1 (o234-257i)~COG:D) — protein sequence MSLRIQQSTSTFPPSPPNVLRCRGRLVLPGRLSTLKPFSLTEQDVLAGSGLRTPPVDDMSTTHHSALPAYDGHAIHGYPTMAPHATRPKAIVDDVRSTQPLRYTTHAAQLGTSVGHGRTNNGSSLQTSQLPSVIPQPSTRPSTPTPEVFESAKGDTTASRRGSDTLIYHSLQIPKCISPNGGSLSDFAAQMTCLFWFETVDNLKLAESVRSRQPNAPIPRLPGLAKPHEQFQKWVYNVLSTTQVTQNVIFLALLFIYRLKMSTPQIKGRAGSEYRLLTVALMLGNKFLDDNTYTNKTWAEVSCFAVQEIHVMEVEFLSNMRYNLLASKTEWEDWLMKLACFHDYYDRALNLPASPVHVPSPLGKAFNSPIPSPTAMIHPGIPDMAPYTPATAIQLSPTSTHSKSFPAYQTNATSPLGPKRAMNLPATRKRSPEEDLADHPAKRHVPARVGQVPPVTSASCRPTGPAEAARLSIPQLTVVTNPAQHAGKPYPGVNAYGPQVPATSHQQMVSLPPLQAGIRAMTTVYQPSPVANMMQQQPVMPVATGSGMPPATAYQAAAPISHSTVNYGTPTKHHSPGSLAPFGSSPLVEHLGPVSAVHTPISNSPSVYLQQRASPYKPVRHVNRLLYPPSASLDQYHLSVPVAPSQMHYQPLGRRHDVRTGVVPEFVVYHRGHHQPHMGSQPGHQGHYPS from the exons ATGTCCCTTCGAATTCAACAATCGACGTCGACTTTTCCGCCTTCCCCTCCCAACGTTCTTcggtgccgtggccgactcGTGCTCCCAGGCCGGCTGTCCACGCTCAAGCCTTTCTCCTTGACTGAACAAGACGTGCTTGCGGGGAGCGGCCTCAGGACGCCCCCAGTCGACGACATGAGTACCACACACCATTCCGCCTTGCCTGCCTACGACGGCCATGCCATTCACGGCTACCCGACCATGGCTCCCCACGCTACTCGGCCCAAGGCCATCGTGGACGACGTGAGGAGCACGCAACCGCTCCGCTATACCACACACGCTGCGCAGCTGGGGACTTCTGTTGGCCACGGCAGGACGAACAACGGCTCATCTCTCCAGACGTCCCAGCTGCCCAGTGTAATACCTCAGCCTTCCACTCGACcgtccacgccgacgcccgaggTCTTCGAATCGGCCAAAGGTGACaccacggcgagcaggagAGGCTCCGACACCCTCATCTACCACAGCCTGCAGATACCTAAGTGTATCAGCCCCAACGGGGGAAGTCTGTCTGACTTCGCGGCCCAG ATGACGTGCCTTTTTTGGTTCGAAACCGTCGACAACCTCAAGCTGGCCGAGTCCGTTCGATCAAGACAGCCCAATGCCCCGATCCCTCGACTGCCGGGCCTGGCGAAGCCACACGAGCAATTTCAGAAATGGGTGTACAACGTGCTTTCGACGACCCAGGTGACGCAAAACGTCATCTTCCTGGCGCTCTTGTTCATCTACCGTCTCAAGATGTCTACGCCACAGATCAAGGGCCGTGCTGGTAGTGAATACCGTCTCCTCACTGTGGCGTTGATGCTCGGCAACAAAT TTCTCGATGACAATACCTACACCAACAAGACATGGGCCGAAGTGTCTTGCTTCGCCGTCCAGGAGATACATGTGATGGAAGTCGAGTTTCTCAGTAACATGCGGTATAACCTTCTTGCATCCAAGACGGAGTGGGAGGACTGGCTCATGAAGCTTGCGTGCTTCCACGACTACTACGACCGGGCGCTCAATCTTCCCGCCTCACCCGTCCACGTACCCTCGCCCTTGGGCAAGGCGTTTAACTCCCCGATACCATCACCTACCGCGATGATCCACCCAGGCATTCCTGACATGGCCCCGTACACGCCTGCGACGGCTATCCAACTATCGCCTACGTCAACCCACTCGAAGAGCTTTCCAGCGTACCAGACCAATGCTACATCCCCCTTGGGCCCCAAGCGAGCAATGAATCTTCCTGCGACACGTAAGCGGAGCCCAGAAGAGGACTTGGCAGATCACCCGGCGAAGCGGCATGTTCCTGCAAGAGTCGGCCAGGTGCCGCCCGTTACCTCTGCCAGCTGTAGGCCAACAGGTCCCGCCGAAGCGGCGCGACTGTCTATCCCGCAACTGACAGTTGTCACGAACCCGGCACAACACGCAGGAAAGCCCTATCCGGGAGTCAACGCGTACGGTCCGCAGGTACCCGCGACAAGTCACCAGCAAATGGTCTCCCTGCCACCGCTCCAAGCCGGAATCCGAGCTATGACGACGGTCTACCAGCCGAGCCCTGTGGCAAACatgatgcagcagcaacctGTGATGCCCGTTgcgacgggcagcggcaTGCCTCCCGCGACGGCTTACCAGGCCGCGGCCCCTATCAGTCACTCGACTGTCAATTACGGGACCCCAACGAAACATCACAGTCCGGGCAGCCTGGCTCCATTTGGCTCGTCGCCTCTGGTGGAACATCTGGGCCCTGTGTCGGCCGTGCACACACCCATATCCAATTCCCCCAGTGTCTATCTTCAGCAGCGCGCCAGTCCTTACAAGCCGGTTCGCCACGTCAACAGGCTGCTCTATCCGCCATCTGCGTCTCTTGACCAGTACCACCTCTCGGTGCCGGTGGCCCCTAGCCAGATGCATTACCAACCCCTCGGGCGACGCCACGACGTGCGCACTGGCGTCGTGCCCGAGTTCGTTGTCTATCACCGCGGGCACCATCAACCCCATATGGGCTCACAACCCGGGCATCAGGGCCACTACCCCTCCTAG
- a CDS encoding uncharacterized protein (EggNog:ENOG503P5H0~COG:Q): protein MKTSTSTLYPNPRVAERVTAYARQHSTPLPAHIVDYHAWVNENHARGRYMISDFQGRCHVFLARAVGAARVLEIGVYAGYSALVWAHAVGPAGRVTGLESSREYVDMARRAFERHGVGDVVEVIEGDALETLAKLQPEEPYDLIFIDAQKSGYPSYLRDILAGSPPVAAGEEEKKEKKKTASRLLRPGGLIVADNVLRRGLVADDGEDNPWAAGRAASAARSEYETDRDVEHLREFNDLVAGSERLESFLMPLYDGVGLIRLVD from the exons ATGAAgacgtccacgtccacgcTGTACCCCAACCCCCGCGTCGCGGAGCGGGTGACGGCGTACGCGCGGCAGCactcgacgccgctgccggctcACATCGTCGACTACCACGCGTGGGTCAACGAGAAccacgcgcgcgggcgctACATGATCTCCGACTTCCAGGGCCGGTGCCACGTCTTcctggcccgcgccgtcggggccgcgCGCGTGCTCGAGATTGGCGTCTACGCCGGCTACTCGGCCCTCGTGTGGGcgcacgccgtcgggcccgccgGTAGGGTGACGGGCCTCGAGTCGTCGCGCGAGTACGTCGAcatggcgaggcgggcgtttgagcggcacggcgtgggcgacgtcgtcgaggtcatTGAGGGGGACGCTCTCGAAAC CCTCGCCAAGCTCCAGCCCGAGGAGCCATACGACctcatcttcatcgacgCGCAAAAGTCGGGCTACCCGTCCTACCTGCGGGACATTCTcgccgggtcgccgccggtggcggcgggggaggaggagaagaaggagaagaagaagacagcgtcgcggctgctgcgcccgggCGGGCTCATCGTGGCGGACAACGtgctccgccgcggcctcgtcgccgacgacggcgaggacaacccctgggcggcggggagagcggcgagcgccgcccGGAGCGAGTACGAGACGGACCGCGACGTGGAGCACCTGCGCGAGTTCAACGACCTCGTGGCGGGGAGCGAGAGGCTGGAGAGC